The proteins below come from a single Candidozyma auris chromosome 3, complete sequence genomic window:
- a CDS encoding peptide alpha-N-acetyltransferase complex B subunit NAT3, producing MTSIKPFEMNDLFDLNPVNLDPFTENFNLSFYLQYATQWPDLFFKSVEEAPEFSPKISGYMMGKTEGQLAKKEWHTHITAVTINRDYRRIGLASDLCLHLERITAVEPYRTLFVDLFVKVTNSVARQLYEKLGYSVYRRVIGYYGSVYPTDRNKPNDDLDGFDMRKALPRDVHKETVRDDGEKHYVLPDEVVF from the coding sequence ATGACGTCGATTAAGCCATTTGAAATGAACGACCTCTTCGACCTCAATCCGGTCAACTTAGACCCCTTCACTGAAAACTTTAATCTCCTGTTTTACCTTCAGTACGCTACTCAATGGCCCGAtttgttcttcaaatctGTAGAGGAAGCCCCAGAGTTCAGTCCAAAGATAAGTGGATACATGATGGGCAAAACCGAAGGACAACTAGCGAAAAAAGAATGGCACACCCACATCACAGCAGTCACAATCAATAGAGACTACCGGAGAATAGGGCTTGCCTCCGATCTCTGTTTGCATTTGGAGAGAATCACCGCTGTAGAGCCATACCGAACACTTTTCGTGGATCTTTTCGTCAAAGTGACCAATAGTGTGGCAAGACAACTATATGAGAAATTGGGATACTCGGTTTATCGCAGGGTGATTGGCTACTACGGCTCAGTTTACCCTACAGACAGAAACAAGCCAAATGACGACTTAGATGGGTTTGATATGAGAAAAGCACTCCCTAGAGACGTGCACAAAGAGACTGTCAGAGACGATGGAGAGAAGCACTATGTGTTGCCAGATGAAGTTGTATTCTAG
- the RAD51 gene encoding recombinase RAD51, with product MSDRVEEEEDDFGGPLLVEQLESSGISANDIKKLKQEGYHTVESVAYAPKKALLTVRGISEAKADKISIEAAKLVPMGFTTASEFHSRRSELICLTTGSKQLDTLLGGGVETGSITEVFGEFRTGKSQLCHTLAVTCQLPIDMGGGEGKCLYIDTEGTFRPVRLVSIAQRYGLNPDDCLDNVAYARAYNAEHQFQLLHQAAQMMSESRFSLLVVDSIMALYRTDFSGRGELSARQSHVAKFMRTLQRLADEFGIAVVITNQVVAQVDGMAGMFNPDPKKPIGGNIIAHSSTTRLSFKKGRGEQRICKVYDSPCLPESECVFAIYEDGIGDPKTEDDE from the coding sequence ATGTCTGATcgcgttgaagaagaagaagacgacTTCGGGGGACCTTTGCTCGTTGAGCAGCTAGAGAGCAGTGGCATCTCGGCTAACGAtatcaagaaactcaagcaagAGGGTTACCACACAGTGGAGAGTGTTGCCTATGCTCCCAAGAAGGCGTTGCTCACGGTGAGAGGCATTTCGGAGGCGAAAGCTGACAAAATCAGTATCGAGGCTGCGAAACTCGTGCCTATGGGCTTCACTACGGCGTCTGAATTCCACAGCAGAAGATCTGAGTTGATTTGCCTCACCACAGGTTCGAAGCAGTTGGACACCTTGCTAGGTGGAGGTGTCGAAACAGGATCCATCACTGAGGTGTTTGGAGAGTTTCGTACCGGTAAATCACAGTTGTGCCACACTTTGGCCGTGACGTGTCAGTTGCCCATCGATATGGGAGGTGGTGAGGGCAAGTGTCTTTACATCGACACTGAGGGCACATTCAGACCCGTGAGACTTGTGCTGATTGCTCAGCGGTACGGCTTGAACCCGGACGACTGCTTGGACAATGTAGCTTACGCTAGAGCCTATAATGCTGAACATCAGTTTCAGCTTTTGCACCAGGCGGCTCAGATGATGTCTGAATCGCGATTCTCGTTGCTTGTGGTGGACTCGATCATGGCCTTGTACAGAACAGATTTCTCTGGTCGAGGCGAGTTGTCGGCGAGACAAAGTCATGTGGCGAAGTTCATGAGGACTTTGCAGAGGTTGGCCGATGAGTTCGGTATTGCCGTGGTAATTACGAACCAGGTGGTTGCCCAAGTCGATGGTATGGCGGGTATGTTCAACCCAGACCCTAAAAAACCAATTGGGGGTAATATTATTGCGCACAGCTCGACCACACGgttgtctttcaaaaaggGTAGAGGAGAGCAGAGAATCTGTAAAGTGTACGATAGTCCGTGCTTGCCCGAGAGTGAGTGTGTGTTTGCCATCTATGAGGACGGCATTGGCGATCCAAAGACAGAGGATGATGAGTGA
- a CDS encoding chromatin-binding protein CTF4 — translation MSLRIPAFLDGNSYVHYHELSGRFIAGNSEGLIKIFDPESPDSEPLSVDIPENLTSLSSLGRDVLLTSTDGSLAVLSISESPNGDEKFEVIYKTDQPLRDSAYINEGKRIATGGDSGDLILIDTDGDSAVTTVSLGEPIVNISYNPAGELISVCLANGDVQLVSVMNENPDVREKLPQAVPEKQPTSTDIIDFDGIHRHELVATKTHWLGNGELFFVPTTNNTVKGYNRANLQEQRELNPRQSNLISFTTSPNSKFILTLHKNGTLVLFDAVIGELVKTFELGQLDHLPLSVAWNAKVAFVGTTNGELRSIPIVSKDPEEEPSSVRSEVDSLFLDEADESDTDLPQDLLNGHAAEKRRANGLDDSRIIDEDEEDDDFESEVPFNRSVDDYLRDRHKRQRLQNGKSHTPPPPLVSASRVSLKPYTPGSTPWITSSNTSTQRRYLFMNQIAYVWAVKSGTESSSNQQSITISFFDRTNNKDYHFIDNFDYDLCSVNERGVLLGNSGFESGGSENGGHIYYRHHTLTNDAWDRQIPLLKGEYITSLCLTSSTSTTSSDSLIVVGTNFGYLRFFNLYGLCINLMKVAPIVTLISSSSSIVFTINQPTQDSYDYSIIDVSDDYKFLQQGAPITLKLHGDAPLIKGLFFNEFGDPCVVSGLDDTLTVLSQWRETGNARWVPILSCSEVVSDYGITKSKRLWKTWPLGLQRDKFICLILKNANTYPGFPLSLPLELDIKLPTKSFKHLRDSKEKTKKRKPGADDDEEEDDESDHASKLEKLNEEDPEEEFLRASTLGKLLHMTLPDLEDQDESLERLNGYSVAFDKSLLKLFANACQDQKLNKALSVVKLVKNDKALLAASRIAERFEFMNLAAKINKLREDLHEFEEEEE, via the coding sequence ATGCTGCTTAGAATCCCGGCATTCTTAGACGGGAACTCTTATGTTCATTACCATGAGTTGTCAGGTCGTTTTATAGCGGGTAACAGTGAGGGATTGATAAAAATCTTTGACCCTGAGCTGCCAGACTCGGAGCCGCTATCGGTGGATATCCCCGAAAATTTAACATCTTTATCATCTCTTGGACGTGATGTACTACTTACGTCTACAGATGGTAGTTTGGCTGTTTTGTCAATATCTGAGTCCCCCAACGGCGACGAGAAATTCGAAGTTATTTATAAAACTGATCAGCCTTTGCGAGACAGCGCTTACATCaatgaaggaaaaagaattgcTACAGGAGGGGATTCTGGTGACCTCATTCTCATTGATACTGATGGTGATTCTGCTGTGACAACGGTTTCACTAGGCGAGCCCATCGTAAACATTTCATACAATCCTGCTGGCGAATTGATCAGTGTTTGTCTTGCCAATGGTGATGTGCAATTGGTGTCTGTGATGAACGAGAATCCTGACGTAAGGGAGAAACTTCCACAAGCTGTACCTGAGAAGCAACCCACTTCAACCGACATAATTGACTTTGATGGGATTCATAGACACGAGCTTGTGGCAACAAAGACTCATTGGCTAGGAAACGGAgagcttttctttgtacCAACTACAAATAATACGGTTAAGGGTTATAACAGAGCAAATTTACAGGAACAAAGAGAACTCAACCCACGTCAAAGCAACCTTATCTCGTTCACTACATCACCTAATCTGAAATTCATTCTCACGCTTCATAAGAACGGTACTCTCGTGCTCTTCGATGCTGTCATTGGTGAACTCGTCAAAACATTTGAGTTGGGCCAGCTTGACCATTTGCCTTTGAGTGTGGCATGGAATGCAAAAGTTGCCTTTGTAGGCACCACAAATGGTGAGCTCCGTTCAATCCCTATAGTTTCTAAGGATCCTGAGGAAGAGCCTTCAAGTGTTAGATCCGAAGTTGACTCTTTATTTTTGGACGAAGCGGATGAATCTGATACAGACCTTCCTCAGGATCTTTTGAATGGCCATGCTGCAGAGAAGCGAAGAGCCAATGGGCTAGATGACTCCCGAATCATCgacgaggatgaagaggatgatgatttcgAGAGTGAAGTTCCTTTTAACAGAAGTGTAGACGATTACCTTCGTGACAGGCACAAGCGCCAAAGGCTACAAAATGGCAAATCGCATACGCCGCCCCCTCCACTAGTAAGCGCAAGCAGAGTCCTGCTCAAGCCTTACACGCCAGGCTCCACCCCTTGGATTACCTCATCCAACACATCGACTCAAAGACGATACTTGTTCATGAACCAAATTGCATATGTGTGGGCTGTAAAAAGTGGAACCGAGTCAAGCAGCAATCAGCAGAGTATCACCATCTCATTCTTCGACAGGACTAACAACAAAGACTACCACTTTATTGACAACTTTGACTATGATTTATGCTCTGTAAACGAGAGAGGTGTTCTTCTCGGGAACTCGGGATTCGAATCTGGGGGTAGTGAAAATGGTGGCCACATCTATTATAGGCATCATACTTTGACAAACGACGCTTGGGACAGGCAGATTCCTTTATTGAAAGGTGAATATATCACATCTCTCTGTTTAACGAGTTCCACGCTGACCACTTCAAGCGACTCCTTGATTGTCGTTGGCACAAACTTTGGATAtttgagatttttcaacctcTACGGTCTTTGCATAAATTTAATGAAGGTTGCCCCTATTGTCACGTTGATATCGTCGCTGAGCTCCATTGTCTTCACGATAAATCAACCGACGCAAGATAGCTATGACTACTCCATCATCGACGTGAGCGATGATTATAAATTCCTACAGCAAGGTGCTCCTATCACGTTGAAGTTGCATGGTGATGCTCCACTTATAAAGGGGCTATTCTTCAACGAATTCGGTGATCCATGCGTCGTATCAGGCTTGGATGATACATTGACTGTGCTCTCTCAGTGGAGAGAGACTGGGAACGCCAGATGGGTTCCCATTCTCAGTTGCTCCGAGGTTGTGTCAGATTACGGCATTACAAAGTCCAAGAGACTCTGGAAGACTTGGCCATTAGGTCTTCAACGTGACAAATTCATCTGCTTGATCCTCAAGAACGCAAATACGTATCCCGGCTTCCCACTATCATTGCCACTCGAGCTTGATATCAAGTTACcaacaaagagcttcaagcaCCTTAGGGAttccaaggagaagaccaagaagaggaagccTGGAGctgacgatgatgaggaagaggacgaTGAAAGTGATCACGCATCGAAGTTAGAGAAATTGAACGAGGAAGATCCCGAGGAAGAATTTTTGCGGGCATCAACGCTCggaaagcttcttcatatGACGTTGCCTGATCTCGAAGATCAAGATGAGCTGCTCGAGAGGTTGAACGGCTACAGTGTTGCCTTCGACAAGTCGTTGctcaagctttttgcaaacgCGTGCCAAGACCAGAAGCTTAACAAAGCTCTCAGTGTTGTCAAGCTAGTCAAGAACGATAAAGCTTTGCTTGCCGCCTCGAGGATCGCTGAGAGATTTGAGTTCATGAATCTTGCTGCAaagatcaacaagcttAGAGAGGATTTGCACGAGtttgaggaggaggaggagtaA
- the SEF1 gene encoding Sef1p produces MKSILPKPSSGVSTPSPSMPNKRKSVTGEYSSKRSRSTSSPPPNHSTLKKESSAMDKISASQAAKNSRPVTSCTFCRQHKIKCNASDNFPNPCTRCNKMGLKCEIDPQFKPKKGSQIQMLIGDVEELKSKIEMLSRNEHLLTQALNQHNHFMSHGGGQSSPGYPGSAARPPLSVRTLSSHYTPNSAIDQFAGGHFTPPHHPHQPHHPHHGPDSVPPSHTTYNPAQNTINDATGSGQAITNLSSVFHGNSTDNSPATFASDTQGNYTQSPEDHSAQTEMYSEFILGDVRLPLKKADELHDRFMSKFLPFLPILTSSSATELYTKSQLLFWTVMLTASLSEPEPGLYMSLAVLIKQLAIETCWIRTPRSTHVVQALIILAVWPLPNEKVLDDASYRFVGLAKNLSLQLGLHRGGEFIQEFSRTQVNLGPNSDIWRTRSWLAVFFCDQFWSSALGLPPSINTTDYLLENARVDQSLPANFRCLVSLSIFQCKLVNVMGISVTRSDGLLEPSNRAASLNILDRELERLKFKLNIMEGSAIEMYYLYLRLMICCFAFLPGTPIEDQVKYVSTAYLSATRIITIASQLVSVDYISLIELPIYVRQAVSYSAFMLFKLHLSRYLIEKYVDSARQSIVTVHRLFRNTLSSWKDLQNDLSRTAKVLENLNIVLYTYPEIFYDDESTSTEGSIITRMRSHLTASLFYDLVWSIHEARRRTLQGKDNDENESRIKIKEEEGVKRPLALPFYNQITKDDFKTLTTTTPNGTTITTLVPTDQALNQAKLESENGSKKSMEINGVPLAMLEATGSTKDVDSIRISSFDQGTKSISAENEPHLDRGSFTAQVGPGTALSLETQNQPQQPSSVMKQSSDPTHGQQFDQQDVLSQQNSLAYDGPISGSSEARTPGAVNLQYSTSMGSAGMADQLDNFFQQQSHGWLNNNHQDDDFLGWIDVNMLPEK; encoded by the coding sequence ATGAAGCTGATCCTACCCAAACCTTCCTCGGGCGTGCTGACCCCGTCCCCCTCGATGCCCAACAAACGGAAACTGGTGACTGGAGAATATTCTTCCAAGCGGTCGAGATCGACGCTGAGCCCACCGCCAAATCACTCGACTCTCAAAAAGGAGTCCTCTGCCATGGACAAGATTTCTGCTCTGCAAGCGGCCAAAAACAGCCGGCCCGTGACGCTGTGTACATTTTGCCGGCAACACAAGATCAAATGCAACGCGCTGGACAACTTCCCCAACCCGTGCACGAGGTGCAACAAGATGGGGTTGAAGTGTGAGATCGACCCGCAGTTCAAACCGAAGAAGGGCTCGCAGATTCAGATGTTGATTGGCGACgtggaggagttgaagctgaagaTCGAGATGCTCTCCAGAAATGAACACTTGTTGACTCAGGCGTTGAACCAGCATAACCATTTCATGCTGCATGGTGGGGGTCAGTCGTCACCAGGCTACCCCGGACTGGCAGCCAGACCACCACTTCTGGTCAGAACGCTTCTGAGCCATTACACACCAAACTCTGCCATTGATCAATTTGCCGGCGGCCACTTCACCCCTCCACATCACCCCCATCAACCTCATCACCCTCACCACGGCCCTGACTCGGTGCCTCCATCGCACACAACTTACAACCCTGCGCAAAATACCATAAACGACGCCACGGGGTCGGGTCAGGCCATCACCAATTTGTCCCTGGTGTTTCATGGCAACTCTACAGATAATTCTCCAGCTACGTTTGCCAGTGACACCCAGGGCAACTACACACAGTCGCCAGAGGACCACTCTGCTCAGACAGAGATGTACTCTGAGTTTATCTTGGGTGATGTTCGACTTccgttgaagaaagccGACGAGCTTCACGACCGCTTCATGAGCAAATTCCTTCCTTTCCTTCCTATCCTCACGTCTTCCTCTGCAACTGAGCTCTACACCAAGTCTCAGTTGTTGTTCTGGACAGTGATGCTTACGGCTTCACTCTCAGAGCCTGAGCCCGGATTGTACATGTCGCTCGCGGTGCTCATCAAGCAGTTGGCTATCGAAACCTGCTGGATCAGAACGCCTCGTTCCACTCACGTTGTTCAGGCTCTTATCATCCTTGCCGTGTGGCCACTTCCAAATGAAAAAGTTTTAGACGATGCTTCGTACCGCTTTGTCGGTTTAGCCAAAAACTTGTCCTTGCAGTTGGGTCTTCACAGAGGTGGAGAATTTATCCAGGAATTTAGTCGAACGCAAGTCAATTTGGGCCCGAATTCCGACATCTGGAGAACCAGATCATGGTTGGCTGTGTTTTTCTGCGACCAATTCTGGTCCTCCGCTCTTGGGTTGCCCCCTTCTATCAACACCACAGATTACTTGCTTGAGAATGCCAGAGTCGACCAATCGTTGCCCGCAAACTTCAGATGCTTGGTCTCCTTGTCAATTTTCCAGTGCAAGCTTGTCAATGTGATGGGTATTTCTGTCACGAGATCAGATGGCTTACTCGAGCCCTCTAATCGTGCAGCTTCTCTCAACATTCTTGATAGAGAACTCGAAAGACTTAAATTCAAGCTCAACATCATGGAAGGTTCTGCCATTGAGATGTACTACTTGTATTTGCGTCTCATGATCTGTTGTTTTGCATTCCTTCCAGGCACGCCTATTGAAGACCAAGTAAAGTACGTCAGCACGGCTTATTTGTCGGCTACAAGAATTATTACTATTGCTTCGCAACTCGTTAGTGTCGACTACATCTCCCTAATCGAGCTTCCTATTTATGTCAGACAAGCGGTAAGTTACTCCGCTTTTatgcttttcaaattgCACTTGTCAAGATACCTCATTGAGAAGTATGTTGACAGTGCTCGTCAGTCTATTGTGACGGTACATCGTTTATTCAGAAACACGCTATCGTCCTGGAAAGACTTGCAGAACGATCTCTCGAGAACTGCAAAGGTATTGGAAAATTTGAATATTGTGCTCTACACCTACCCAGAAATATTCTATGATGATGAGAGCACTAGTACAGAAGGCAGTATCATTACACGAATGCGTTCGCATTTGACGGCCTCCCTTTTCTACGACTTGGTGTGGTCGATTCACGaagcgagaagaagaactttgcAGGGCAAGgacaatgatgaaaatgaGAGCAGAATTaaaatcaaggaagaagagggcGTAAAGCGCCCATTAGCTCTTCCTTTTTACAACCAAATTACGAAGGATGACTTCAAAACTTTGACCACGACAACGCCAAACGGAACAACAATTACGACGTTGGTGCCAACGGATCAGGCTCTTAATCAAGCCAAACTTGAAAGCGAGAATGGTCTGAAGAAATCAATGGAAATCAACGGTGTCCCACTTGCCATGCTAGAGGCCACTGGTAGTACGAAGGATGTCGATAGTATCCGCATTTCTAGCTTTGACCAAGGAACCAAGTCAATAAGCGCTGAAAACGAACCTCATCTTGATAGAGGGTCGTTCACTGCCCAAGTGGGCCCAGGAACAGCCTTGTCGCTCGAAACACAGAATCAACCGCAGCAGCCATCCCTGGTCATGAAACAGCTGCTGGATCCTACACATGGACAGCAATTTGACCAGCAAGATGTATTGTCACAGCAAAATTCCTTGGCCTACGATGGACCTATATCGGGCTCTAGCGAAGCCCGAACTCCAGGAGCGGTCAATCTACAATACAGCACCAGTATGGGAAGCGCTGGCATGGCTGATCAGCTTGACAACTTCTTCCAGCAGCAGTCGCATGGGTGGCTTAATAATAATCACCAGGACGATGATTTCCTTGGCTGGATTGACGTGAACATGCTTCCCGAAAAATAA
- the MCM6 gene encoding MCM DNA helicase complex subunit MCM6: MSNFVSSPRSIPSDAARLLNSSHVSSSLGRSANSPSSSQPNVQFSDASQSAVKSRDLKMPASLHAHVEVPKVVDVTGEKVRESFEQFIEEFVDPDSADDEWGGKTYLAQIESMRVFEYSTLYVDYQHLVGRENGVLATAILEQYYRFNPFLLKGLKRLLKKYAPSLLYMSLLGNNDATTEGADTEAGSSSSSGATSNERVFQISFFNLPVTHRIRDIRTEKIGSLMAISGTVTRTSEVRPELYKGSFTCDMCSTPFDGIEQVFKYTEPTSCSCGNKSYWTLNVSKSQFIDWQKVRIQENSNEIPTGSMPRTLDVILRGEAVERAKPGDKCKFTGTEIVIPDVSQLGLPGIKPQSIRESSSGSSELSSGITGLKALGVRDLTYKLAFYACHVSSLVNKASDNAAEGKEIEYQGPNDQEVFLNSLTDSEVSQLKDMVKDEHVYDKLVRSVAPAVFGHETIKKGILLQMLGGVHKKTVDGINLRGDINICIVGDPSTSKSQFLKYVCGFAPRAVYTSGKASSAAGLTAAVVKDEESGEYTIEAGALMLADNGICAIDEFDKMDLVDQVAIHEAMEQQTISIAKAGIHATLNARTSILAAANPIGGRYNRKFGLRANLNMTAPIMSRFDMFFVVLDDCNERVDTQLASHIVDLHMLKDEAIDPPYSAEQLSRYIKYAKTFKPRMTQEARDFLVAKYKELRSDDAQGLGRSSYRITVRQLESMVRLSEAIARANCTEEITPTFVSEAYDLLRSSIIRVEMDDIQIDDEDGHGETMEVEEEDANPEVEEVREGLESSFPSHQEQRRQQKTRIPYDKYVAMMNLIVKKVSDEDASGGDGLTQEEIVDWYLHQKEDEINTEQEFHAERALTYKVLKRLVKDRILMSVTQNLNEDALPEDEYEREQQGSRTVFIIHPNCAILDFFDNQARPDEQETGEE, translated from the coding sequence ATGTCCAATTTTGTCTCGTCGCCCAGAAGCATCCCATCGGACGCGGCCAGACTTTTAAACTCATCGCACGTCTCGTCGTCGTTGGGCAGATCGGCCAATTCCCCTCTGAGCAGCCAGCCTAATGTTCAGTTTAGTGATGCTCTGCAATCTGCCGTCAAGTCcagagacttgaagatgccAGCACTGTTGCACGCTCATGTTGAAGTTCCCAAGGTTGTTGACGTCACTGGTGAGAAAGTCCGCGAATCGTTTGAACAATTCATCGAAGAGTTCGTGGATCCTGACAGTGCTGATGATGAATGGGGTGGGAAAACGTACCTTGCCCAGATCGAGTCCATGAGAGTGTTTGAATATAGCACATTGTACGTGGACTACCAGCACTTGGTCGGACGTGAAAATGGTGTTTTGGCCACAGCCATCTTGGAGCAATACTACCGTTTCAATCCCTTCTTGCTAAAAGGCTTGAAAAgactcttgaagaaatacgctccttctttgctctACATGAGTTTGTTGGGAAATAATGATGCTACTACCGAGGGAGCTGACACGGAGGCTGGCTCTTCGAGCTCCTCGGGAGCGACTTCTAACGAAAGAGTGTTTCAgatctcttttttcaacttgcCTGTCACTCATAGAATCAGAGATATCAGAACGGAGAAAATAGGTTCCTTGATGGCCATCTCCGGTACTGTGACGCGTACTTCCGAAGTTAGGCCCGAATTGTACAAAGGGTCCTTTACCTGTGATATGTGCTCTACTCCATTTGATGGAATTGAGCAAGTGTTCAAGTATACGGAGCCTACATCGTGTTCGTGTGGAAACAAGTCGTATTGGACATTGAACGTTTCCAAATCTCAATTCATTGATTGGCAGAAAGTTCGTATCCAGGAGAATTCGAATGAAATTCCGACAGGTTCGATGCCGAGAACATTAGATGTGATCTTACGTGGTGAGGCTGTGGAGAGAGCAAAACCCGGTGATAAGTGTAAATTTACTGGCACAGAAATCGTCATCCCCGATGTTTCTCAATTGGGCTTACCAGGGATCAAACCGCAGTCTATTCGAGAGAGCTCATCCGGAAGCTCTGAATTGAGTTCTGGTATCACTGGCTTGAAAGCTCTAGGTGTTAGAGATCTCACCTACAAGCTTGCCTTCTACGCTTGCCATGTAAGctccttggtcaacaaaGCCTCTGACAACGCTGCTGAAGGCAAGGAGATTGAATACCAGGGTCCTAACGATCAAGAGGTCTTCCTTAATTCGTTGACTGACTCAGAGGTTTCTCAGCTCAAAGACATGGTCAAAGATGAGCACGTCTACGATAAACTTGTTCGTTCTGTTGCTCCAGCCGTCTTCGGCCACGAAACCATTAAGAAGGGTATCTTGTTACAAATGCTTGGTGGTGTTCACAAAAAGACTGTCGATGGCATCAACTTGAGAGGTGATATCAACATCTGTATTGTTGGTGATCCGTCTACCTCCAAGTCTCAATTCTTGAAGTACGTCTGTGGCTTTGCTCCTAGGGCAGTGTATACTTCTGGTaaggcttcttctgctgctggttTGACCGCTGCTGTTGTGAAAGATGAGGAAAGTGGTGAATACACCATCGAGGCTGGTGCTTTGATGTTGGCTGACAATGGTATTTGTGCcattgatgaatttgaCAAGATGGATTTGGTCGACCAGGTTGCCATTCACGAGGCCATGGAACAACAGACTATTTCCATTGCTAAAGCTGGTATTCATGCTACCTTGAATGCTCGTACCTCCATCTTAGCCGCTGCAAACCCTATTGGAGGTAGATACAACAGGAAGTTTGGCTTGCGTGCTAATTTGAACATGACAGCTCCGATCATGTCTAGATTCGATATGTTCTTTGTTGTCTTAGACGACTGCAACGAAAGAGTTGACACCCAACTAGCTTCACACATCGTCGATTTGCACATGTTGAAGGATGAAGCAATTGACCCACCTTACTCTGCGGAGCAGTTATCAAGGTACATCAAGTATGCTAAGACATTCAAGCCTCGCATGACGCAAGAGGCAAGAGATTTCTTGGTTGCAAAGTACAAGGAATTGAGAAGTGATGATGCTCAGGGTCTTGGGAGATCTTCGTATAGAATTACCGTCAGACAATTGGAATCCATGGTGAGATTGTCTGAAGCCATTGCCCGTGCCAACTGTACGGAGGAGATCACGCCAACATTCGTTTCGGAAGCGTATGACTTATTGCGCCTGTCAATCATCAGAGTGGAGATGGACGACATCCAAATCGATGATGAGGACGGCCATGGAGAGACTATGGaagttgaggaagaagatgccAACCCTGAAGTTGAGGAAGTCCGTGAAGGTCTCGAATCATCTTTCCCAAGTCATCAGGAGCAGAGGAGACAACAGAAAACGAGAATTCCATACGACAAATATGTTGCTATGATGAACCTAATAGTCAAGAAAGTATCTGACGAAGACGCATCTGGAGGAGATGGTTTGACGCAAGAGGAAATCGTTGACTGGTACTTGCATCAGAAAGAGGATGAAATCAACACTGAACAAGAGTTCCATGCAGAAAGAGCTTTGACATacaaggtgttgaagagattggTCAAGGACCGTATTTTGATGAGTGTAACGCAAAATTTGAACGAGGATGCCCTTCCCGAAGACGAATACGAGAGAGAACAGCAAGGGAGTCGAACAGTGTTCATCATACATCCAAACTGCGCAATCTTGGACTTTTTTGATAATCAAGCCAGGCCAGATGAGCAGGAAACAGGAGAAGAATAA
- a CDS encoding peroxiredoxin: protein MLHNLCKITPASRASLRPSLSIARVQLYSSFNPADQPRIRIGSTAPDFTADTTKGKVAFHDFLEKTKQWVVLFSHPADFTPVCTTELGAFSKLAPEFQKRNTTLFGLSTEGVESHNAWIKDIEDVTGENPFSFPIIADPSKEVAFKYDMVSEDDFHKLKDQMVPTVRSVFIIDPSKKVRLIMTYPASTGRNSAEVLRVLDALQLTDSKGVVTPIDWSKGQDVIIPPTVSDADAKAKFGEFKTLKPYLRTTKDPQ, encoded by the coding sequence ATGCTTCACAACCTTTGCAAGATCACCCCAGCATCTAGAGCATCTCTCAGGCCATCATTGAGCATCGCCAGAGTGCAATTGTACTCGTCTTTCAATCCAGCAGACCAGCCTAGAATCAGAATAGGCTCCACTGCCCCCGATTTCACCGCCGACACCACCAAGGGCAAAGTTGCTTTCCAtgactttcttgagaagactAAGCAATGGGTTGTCTTGTTCTCTCATCCTGCTGACTTCACCCCAGTTTGCACCACTGAGTTGGGTGCCTTTTCCAAGCTTGCTCCAGAgtttcagaagagaaacacCACTCTTTTCGGTTTGTCCACTGAGGGCGTAGAGAGCCACAACGCTTGGATCAAAGATATTGAAGATGTCACAGGAGAAAATCCTTTCAGTTTCCCTATCATCGCCGACCCTTCGAAGGAGGTTGCATTCAAGTACGATATGGTTAGTGAGGACGACttccacaagctcaaggacCAAATGGTGCCCACTGTCAGATCTGTGTTCATCATTGATCCAAGTAAAAAGGTTAGATTGATCATGACATATCCAGCCTCCACCGGTAGAAACTCTGCCGAAGTGTTGAGAGTGCTTGACGCCTTGCAGTTGACCGACTCCAAGGGTGTGGTTACTCCGATCGACTGGAGCAAGGGTCAGGACGTAATCATCCCTCCTACAGTGTCTGACGCGGATGCTAAGGCCAAATTTGGTGAGTTCAAGACCCTCAAGCCATACTTGAGAACCACCAAGGACCCTCAGTAA